A region of Paenibacillus sp. 37 DNA encodes the following proteins:
- a CDS encoding lasso peptide biosynthesis B2 protein, protein MMSKLELAKLYISLVRIDLSLQVVGFETLLQRYMRLYSLDSVNVQKVKETNYIKEEINKMLVTIDYVCTVYPRSAQCMHRSFLGYQYLRKKFYLPVELVVGVRKMPFGAHAWLMLNGQNINEDSQYTDQFQIILSTEGGTT, encoded by the coding sequence ATGATGAGTAAGTTAGAACTTGCTAAACTCTATATCTCACTAGTTAGAATTGATCTGAGCTTACAGGTAGTCGGATTCGAAACATTGCTTCAAAGATATATGCGACTTTATTCACTAGATTCAGTCAATGTGCAAAAAGTAAAGGAAACTAATTATATTAAAGAAGAAATCAATAAAATGTTGGTAACCATTGATTATGTCTGTACAGTGTACCCACGTTCTGCTCAATGTATGCATCGCTCTTTTCTGGGTTATCAATATTTACGGAAAAAATTTTATTTGCCTGTGGAGTTAGTTGTTGGCGTTCGAAAGATGCCATTCGGTGCTCATGCATGGTTAATGCTTAATGGACAAAATATCAATGAAGATTCTCAGTATACTGATCAATTCCAGATTATTCTTTCGACGGAAGGAGGAACGACGTAG
- a CDS encoding IS3 family transposase (programmed frameshift) has product MTKRLLTKKEQEQLKRNPNVIAVSEKGITYTDAFKRHFIAQNEQGKLPREIFEEAGFDAECIGLERIRSAGKRWRSSYREAGVEGLQDTRKTNSGRPSERELTLEQKIERLEAKNRLLRAENELLKKPRSTRKADIEKEIKVAVELKFELIHLTIQTYKLKRLVSYLCDVMEVSRSGYYNYFSGKSAQKRIAKTKADKRVKEMILKAYHFRRRKKGARQIKMTLENQYKMTYNLKRIRRIMKKFEIICPIRKANPARRMAKATKEHPTCPNELQRNFKPGEAGKVLLTDITYLTYRGNKRAYLSTIKDAQTNEILAYEVSSSLHVEIGLNTLHQLKKHRHITKDALIHSDQGFHYTSPQFQSLVKKMGLSQSMSRLGNCWDNAPQESFFGHFKDETNIKECETFEEVKREIKSYMTYYNHDRGQWNLKKLPPAKYRQQLQQVA; this is encoded by the exons ATGACGAAAAGATTACTGACGAAGAAAGAACAAGAACAGCTAAAACGGAATCCAAATGTAATCGCTGTTAGCGAAAAGGGGATTACGTATACAGATGCATTTAAGCGCCATTTCATTGCCCAAAATGAACAAGGTAAACTTCCTCGTGAAATTTTTGAAGAAGCTGGCTTCGATGCCGAATGTATTGGTTTGGAGCGTATCCGTTCTGCTGGGAAACGTTGGCGTTCCTCGTATCGTGAGGCAGGTGTAGAAGGCTTACAGGATACACGCAAAACGAATTCAGGTCGCCCATCGGAACGTGAATTAACTTTAGAGCAAAAGATTGAACGATTAGAAGCAAAGAATCGATTGTTACGAGCGGAAAATGAACTGCTAAAAAAGC CTCGATCTACTCGAAAGGCAGATATTGAAAAAGAAATAAAAGTTGCAGTAGAACTGAAGTTTGAACTCATTCATCTTACGATCCAAACCTACAAATTGAAGCGGTTGGTTAGCTATCTATGCGATGTCATGGAAGTATCCCGTTCGGGATATTACAATTACTTCTCTGGAAAATCAGCGCAGAAACGCATAGCTAAAACCAAAGCAGATAAGAGGGTAAAGGAAATGATCTTAAAAGCGTATCATTTTCGTAGACGGAAAAAAGGAGCACGCCAAATTAAAATGACATTAGAAAATCAATACAAGATGACGTACAACTTGAAGCGTATTCGCCGGATCATGAAGAAATTCGAAATCATCTGTCCCATTCGAAAAGCTAATCCAGCCCGTAGAATGGCAAAAGCAACGAAAGAGCATCCCACATGCCCAAACGAATTACAGCGCAATTTCAAGCCAGGCGAGGCGGGAAAGGTGTTATTAACCGATATCACATATTTAACGTACAGAGGAAATAAACGTGCGTATTTATCGACGATTAAAGACGCACAGACGAATGAAATTTTAGCGTATGAAGTATCTTCTTCGTTACATGTAGAAATTGGGCTGAACACGCTCCATCAATTGAAGAAGCACCGCCATATAACAAAAGATGCGTTGATTCATTCCGATCAAGGCTTTCATTATACGAGTCCACAATTCCAATCTCTGGTGAAAAAAATGGGATTAAGTCAATCCATGTCACGCCTGGGAAACTGTTGGGATAATGCCCCCCAAGAATCGTTCTTTGGGCATTTTAAGGATGAAACGAATATCAAAGAATGCGAAACATTCGAAGAAGTAAAACGAGAAATCAAGAGTTATATGACGTATTACAATCATGATCGAGGGCAATGGAATTTGAAAAAGCTGCCGCCTGCAAAATACAGACAGCAGCTTCAACAAGTTGCCTAG
- a CDS encoding asparagine synthase-related protein: MRWFVAAINLDGATISPFNEHALVEKIRTPYNKLCSKVYYESAIYALAIESSTTGMPQHMYAVRHHQTIIGDIRLDNRDALLTRLTDFHTSTTKKFTDLELALELILLHGISIVYDFVGEFTFVIWDERKRKATAVRDHIGMRTLFWTQQQNTLWISSDLCLLRDVFSLEQINTEYLMDFYLYNGHMDGVSTPYNNVYRLPSASWLEATASNVNTHKYWNLYDRCDNLQYRNADEYESHFRELMVNAVKRRMISPVKNAVMMSGGLDSTLLYGIARTEMPTVNTIPVSGVFDRWHECDEREYIYAVLDYYNSRDDITFEVCDDYGTFNQFPDGYLWTYEPTVTAASASFTGALISCASNTGAKQIFTGYGSDHLLTGSFPVLADMFRRGDISLAIKEASKLASRYRLSTPKLLVNYGIGPLIGRGWAKELRNNKHNHFIKELKQIPSYNQQEYYQQFKGTTAHLFMDRVLAAKYGVTMQHPFLDRDLIEFLFRVPGEVRFQGDMTKPLLRKSMGKYLPKQIIERKNKTGHLPLTHEGLKQVWKEVIHVASKGRIQMLNILPHQEWLQSLYKFRHGMVVREDMWVLLTLELWLYKLEEQIGLDLVH; encoded by the coding sequence ATGCGGTGGTTTGTTGCTGCTATTAATTTAGATGGAGCTACGATCTCCCCTTTTAATGAACATGCACTTGTAGAGAAGATACGCACACCTTATAACAAATTATGTTCTAAGGTGTATTATGAATCAGCAATATATGCACTAGCCATAGAGTCGTCCACGACTGGTATGCCACAGCACATGTATGCAGTGCGTCATCATCAGACTATCATTGGTGATATTCGTTTAGATAATAGAGATGCCCTACTAACGCGACTTACTGATTTCCATACGAGCACAACTAAAAAATTCACTGATCTGGAGCTTGCTCTAGAGCTTATACTATTACATGGGATTAGTATAGTCTATGATTTCGTAGGTGAGTTTACTTTCGTTATTTGGGATGAACGGAAACGCAAGGCAACTGCTGTACGAGATCATATAGGAATGCGAACGTTGTTTTGGACACAACAGCAAAACACCTTATGGATATCCAGTGATCTGTGTCTATTGCGAGATGTCTTTTCTCTTGAACAGATAAATACTGAATATTTAATGGATTTTTATTTATATAATGGTCATATGGATGGGGTAAGTACACCGTATAACAATGTGTATCGCCTACCAAGTGCATCTTGGTTAGAGGCAACTGCTAGCAATGTGAATACACATAAATACTGGAATTTATATGATCGATGTGACAATTTGCAATATCGTAATGCTGATGAGTATGAATCACATTTTCGTGAGTTAATGGTGAATGCTGTAAAACGAAGAATGATATCTCCAGTAAAAAATGCGGTTATGATGAGCGGTGGTCTTGATTCCACATTACTGTATGGCATTGCGAGAACGGAGATGCCCACAGTAAATACAATCCCAGTTAGTGGAGTCTTTGACCGATGGCATGAGTGTGATGAGCGTGAATATATTTATGCTGTACTAGATTATTACAATAGTCGAGATGACATTACCTTTGAAGTTTGTGATGATTACGGAACTTTTAACCAATTTCCCGATGGGTATTTATGGACATATGAACCCACTGTTACAGCAGCTTCTGCAAGTTTTACAGGTGCTCTTATTAGTTGTGCTTCTAACACCGGGGCTAAGCAAATATTTACGGGTTATGGTAGTGATCATTTGCTAACAGGTTCATTTCCAGTTTTAGCTGACATGTTCAGAAGAGGAGATATATCTCTTGCAATTAAAGAAGCATCAAAATTAGCTAGCAGATATAGACTCTCGACTCCAAAGCTACTTGTTAACTACGGTATAGGGCCTTTAATAGGCAGGGGATGGGCTAAAGAACTGCGTAATAACAAACATAACCATTTCATAAAAGAACTTAAGCAAATTCCATCATACAATCAACAAGAATACTACCAGCAGTTTAAAGGTACTACGGCTCATTTGTTTATGGACCGAGTACTAGCTGCAAAATATGGGGTTACTATGCAGCATCCGTTTCTTGATCGCGATTTAATCGAATTTTTATTCCGTGTACCAGGAGAAGTGAGATTTCAAGGTGATATGACTAAGCCATTGTTACGCAAATCAATGGGAAAGTATCTACCTAAACAAATTATTGAACGTAAGAACAAAACGGGGCATCTCCCGCTTACACATGAGGGACTGAAACAAGTATGGAAAGAAGTGATTCATGTAGCATCTAAGGGTAGAATCCAAATGTTAAATATATTACCACATCAAGAATGGTTACAATCGTTATATAAATTTCGACATGGAATGGTAGTGAGAGAAGACATGTGGGTTCTGCTTACACTTGAATTGTGGTTGTATAAATTGGAAGAGCAAATAGGACTAGATCTAGTACATTAA
- a CDS encoding PqqD family protein — translation MKINPYVRTVDEDGEKVLFDTKRGLFYGIDEIGADIWMGIESGLDMDAIFTLMQHKYAGVSRQQLYIDIETFIAELKRSKLIKKR, via the coding sequence GTGAAGATTAATCCATATGTTAGAACTGTTGACGAGGATGGAGAGAAGGTCCTGTTTGATACAAAACGTGGTCTATTCTACGGCATAGATGAGATTGGTGCTGATATTTGGATGGGAATTGAATCTGGCCTTGATATGGATGCTATTTTTACATTAATGCAGCACAAATATGCAGGTGTTTCTAGGCAACAACTATATATAGATATAGAGACATTTATCGCTGAACTCAAACGAAGCAAGCTCATTAAGAAGAGATGA